In Sideroxyarcus emersonii, one DNA window encodes the following:
- a CDS encoding EamA family transporter, with product MSTSASWFYWALMSAVFAALTAIFAKIGIRGVDSDLATLVRTAIIVVVLSAFIWFTGKWSNPFALSSRTWLFLALSALATGASWVCYFRALQIGDASKVAPVDKLSLVLVAIFAVAFLGERPSLREWAGIAMVAGGVLVLAL from the coding sequence ATGTCCACTTCCGCCAGCTGGTTCTACTGGGCGCTCATGTCGGCGGTGTTCGCTGCGCTCACCGCCATCTTTGCCAAGATCGGCATCAGGGGCGTCGATTCCGATCTGGCCACGCTGGTCCGGACCGCGATCATTGTCGTCGTGCTCTCGGCTTTCATCTGGTTCACCGGGAAATGGAGCAACCCGTTCGCCCTGTCTTCCCGGACCTGGCTGTTTCTTGCGCTCTCTGCGCTGGCTACGGGCGCTTCGTGGGTCTGCTACTTCCGCGCATTGCAGATCGGCGATGCATCCAAGGTCGCCCCGGTCGACAAGTTGAGCCTGGTGCTGGTGGCCATCTTCGCCGTCGCTTTCCTGGGCGAGCGGCCGTCGTTGCGCGAGTGGGCCGGCATTGCGATGGTTGCCGGCGGGGTGCTGGTCCTGGCGCTATAG